The Pseudomonas orientalis genome contains a region encoding:
- a CDS encoding DUF924 family protein encodes MTRVNPPSAEAVIEFWKQAGPKHWFAKNDQFDATFREAFYASHLQAARRELDDWLASAYGALALLILLDQYPRNAFRGTAHMFATDPLARLYAQRMVDAGLDALIEPELRAFCYLPFEHSEDPRDQQRSIALNQHLDASTYHWAKEHARIIQRFGRFPHRNAVLGRETTDEEQDFLNAGGFAG; translated from the coding sequence ATGACACGCGTGAACCCACCCTCGGCCGAGGCGGTGATCGAATTCTGGAAACAGGCTGGTCCAAAGCATTGGTTTGCCAAGAACGATCAGTTCGACGCGACCTTTCGCGAGGCCTTCTATGCCAGTCATCTGCAAGCGGCACGGCGCGAGCTGGACGATTGGCTGGCCTCGGCTTACGGCGCGCTGGCCTTGCTGATCCTGCTGGACCAATACCCACGCAACGCCTTTCGCGGCACCGCGCATATGTTCGCCACCGACCCGCTGGCACGCCTGTATGCGCAGCGAATGGTCGATGCAGGATTGGACGCATTGATCGAACCCGAACTGCGGGCGTTTTGTTATCTGCCGTTCGAACACTCCGAAGACCCTCGCGACCAGCAACGCTCCATCGCGCTCAATCAGCATCTGGACGCCAGCACCTACCACTGGGCCAAGGAACATGCCCGGATTATTCAGCGGTTTGGGCGCTTTCCCCATCGCAATGCGGTGCTGGGGAGGGAGACCACCGATGAAGAGCAGGACTTCCTCAACGCCGGAGGCTTCGCGGGTTAG
- a CDS encoding DUF1624 domain-containing protein, which yields MTDAVALRPRLLSIDALRGLVILFMLLDHVRETFLLHRQVGDPMSIDATEPALFFSRTLAHLCAPVFVLLTGLSAWLYAQKYQGRPAVSAFLFKRGLFLVVLEFTLVNFAWTFQLPPGVIYLQVIWAIGVSMIALAALVWLPRPLLITLAVAIIGGHNLLDGVHFTAGSASQVAWSILHERSWIDGSDTLRLRVTYPVLPWIGVIVLGYGLGPWFSNAALPAVRQRYLLLAIVGALLGFVLLRAANGYGEKPWQAYDSGVQTVMSFFNITKYPPSLLFLALTLGIGLLLLLAFERAGHKRWISTLAVFGAAPMFFYLLHLYVLKILYVACVAVFGLDHGNYFGFDSIGAVWLAALALPLALYVPVRWFAGLKARRRDITWLKYF from the coding sequence ATGACTGATGCTGTTGCGCTACGCCCACGCCTGCTTTCCATTGACGCCTTGCGCGGCCTGGTGATCCTCTTCATGTTGCTCGACCACGTGCGCGAAACGTTTCTGCTGCACCGCCAGGTGGGCGACCCGATGAGCATCGACGCGACCGAGCCGGCGCTGTTTTTCAGCCGCACCCTCGCCCATCTTTGCGCGCCAGTGTTTGTGTTGCTCACCGGTTTGTCGGCCTGGCTGTATGCTCAGAAATACCAGGGACGGCCCGCAGTGTCGGCTTTTTTGTTCAAGCGTGGACTGTTTCTGGTGGTATTGGAGTTCACGCTGGTCAACTTCGCCTGGACCTTCCAGTTGCCGCCGGGTGTGATTTACCTGCAGGTTATCTGGGCGATCGGGGTGAGCATGATCGCCCTCGCGGCGCTGGTATGGTTGCCCCGCCCGCTGCTGATAACCTTGGCGGTGGCGATCATTGGCGGGCACAACCTGCTTGATGGTGTGCATTTCACTGCGGGGTCGGCCTCGCAGGTGGCGTGGTCGATCCTGCATGAGCGCAGTTGGATCGATGGGTCGGACACCCTGCGCCTGCGCGTGACCTACCCGGTGCTGCCGTGGATCGGCGTGATTGTTCTGGGCTACGGCCTCGGGCCATGGTTTTCGAACGCTGCACTGCCGGCCGTGCGCCAGCGTTATCTGCTGCTGGCGATCGTCGGCGCATTGCTGGGTTTTGTGTTGTTGCGGGCGGCCAACGGGTATGGCGAAAAGCCTTGGCAGGCCTATGACAGCGGGGTGCAGACTGTGATGAGCTTCTTCAACATCACCAAATACCCACCTTCGCTGTTGTTCCTGGCGCTGACCCTGGGCATCGGCCTGCTGTTGCTGCTGGCGTTCGAACGTGCCGGGCACAAGCGCTGGATCAGCACATTGGCGGTATTTGGCGCGGCGCCGATGTTTTTTTATCTGCTGCACCTGTATGTGCTCAAAATACTCTACGTCGCGTGTGTCGCGGTGTTTGGGCTCGATCACGGCAATTATTTCGGGTTCGACAGCATCGGCGCCGTGTGGCTGGCGGCGTTGGCGCTGCCACTGGCGTTGTATGTGCCGGTGCGATGGTTTGCCGGACTCAAGGCGCGGCGCAGGGATATCACCTGGCTTAAATATTTCTGA
- a CDS encoding DNA-3-methyladenine glycosylase I — protein MDQSGLTTDEAGRTHCAWRNAAPQYPHYHDHEWGVPVADDIRLYEKICLEGFQAGMAWITILRKRDHFRQAFDGFDFRKVAQYGEADIERLMSDPGIVRNRAKILSTVNNARRACELVSETGSLARWVWSFEPGPQERPAVVDMAYWKANPTSPASMRLSKALKKRGWTFVGPTTMYALMQALGMVNDHLQGCTCRERIEALRRQFVRP, from the coding sequence ATGGACCAGTCAGGACTGACAACGGATGAAGCCGGGCGCACCCATTGCGCCTGGCGCAACGCCGCGCCGCAATACCCGCATTACCACGACCATGAGTGGGGCGTGCCGGTGGCGGACGACATCCGGTTGTACGAGAAAATCTGCCTGGAAGGTTTTCAGGCGGGGATGGCGTGGATCACCATTTTGCGCAAGCGCGACCACTTTCGGCAGGCGTTCGACGGTTTTGATTTTCGCAAGGTGGCGCAGTATGGCGAGGCGGACATCGAACGCTTGATGAGCGACCCGGGTATCGTGCGCAACCGGGCCAAGATCCTGTCCACGGTCAACAATGCCCGTCGCGCCTGCGAGCTGGTGAGTGAAACCGGTTCGCTGGCGCGCTGGGTATGGTCTTTCGAGCCCGGCCCGCAGGAGCGCCCGGCGGTGGTGGACATGGCGTACTGGAAAGCCAACCCGACCTCGCCGGCGTCGATGCGCTTGTCCAAAGCGCTGAAGAAACGTGGCTGGACCTTCGTCGGCCCGACCACGATGTATGCGCTGATGCAGGCGCTGGGGATGGTCAATGATCACCTGCAGGGTTGCACTTGCCGAGAGCGCATCGAAGCGCTGCGTCGTCAGTTCGTACGACCTTGA
- a CDS encoding C4-dicarboxylate transporter DctA, whose product MLRWCSRSIFLQVVIGLMLGIICGLALPEFSSQLKPLGDGFIKLIKMLIGLIVFCVVVSGISGAGDLKKVGRIGLKSVIYFEVLTTVALVLGLIMAFSTGIGSGANIHLEQLSSAGLNELADKGQHLKGTSQFLMDLIPNSVIGAFADNNVLQVLLFSVLFGSALNLVGEAASGISRLINELSHVIFRIMGMIVRLAPIGVFGAIAFTTSTYGLDSLQHLGSLVGLFYLTCLAFVALILGLVMRLSGLRMLPLLKYLREELLIVMGTASSDAVLPQIMRKLEHLGVGSSTVGLVIPTGYSFNLDGFSIYLTLAIVFIANATGTPLSMTDLLTILLVSLITSKGAHGIPGSALVILAATLTAIPAIPVVGLVLVLAVDWFMGIGRALTNLIGNCVATVAIARWEKDIDIQRANKVLDGQQGYAFQAKKPVLPAHQEF is encoded by the coding sequence ATGCTCAGATGGTGCTCGCGTTCGATTTTCCTGCAAGTCGTGATCGGCCTGATGCTAGGCATCATTTGCGGCCTGGCCCTTCCTGAATTCTCCTCGCAACTCAAACCCCTGGGTGACGGCTTTATCAAGCTGATCAAAATGCTGATCGGCCTGATTGTCTTCTGCGTCGTGGTCAGCGGCATTTCCGGCGCCGGCGACTTGAAGAAAGTCGGGCGCATTGGCTTGAAGTCGGTGATCTATTTCGAAGTGCTGACCACCGTCGCCCTGGTGCTCGGCCTGATCATGGCCTTCAGCACCGGTATCGGCAGCGGCGCCAACATCCATCTTGAGCAGCTTTCGTCCGCCGGCTTGAATGAACTCGCCGACAAGGGCCAGCACCTCAAGGGCACCAGCCAGTTCCTGATGGACCTGATCCCCAACTCGGTGATCGGCGCCTTTGCCGACAACAACGTGCTGCAGGTGCTGTTGTTCTCCGTGCTGTTCGGCAGCGCGCTGAATCTGGTAGGTGAAGCGGCTTCGGGCATCTCGCGGCTGATCAACGAGCTGAGCCATGTGATCTTCCGCATCATGGGCATGATCGTGCGCCTGGCGCCGATCGGCGTATTCGGCGCGATCGCGTTCACCACCAGCACCTACGGCCTGGACTCCCTGCAACACCTGGGCAGCCTGGTGGGCCTGTTCTACCTGACCTGCCTGGCCTTCGTCGCGCTGATCCTCGGCCTGGTGATGCGCTTGTCGGGCCTGCGCATGCTGCCGCTGCTCAAGTATCTGCGCGAAGAGTTGCTGATCGTGATGGGCACGGCGTCGTCCGACGCGGTGCTGCCGCAGATCATGCGCAAGCTCGAGCACCTGGGGGTTGGCAGCTCCACCGTGGGCCTGGTGATTCCTACCGGATACTCGTTCAACCTTGACGGTTTCTCGATCTACCTGACCCTGGCCATCGTATTTATCGCCAACGCCACCGGTACGCCGCTGTCGATGACCGACCTGCTGACCATCCTGCTGGTATCGTTGATCACCTCCAAAGGCGCCCACGGCATTCCGGGCTCGGCGCTGGTGATTCTGGCGGCCACGCTCACGGCCATTCCGGCGATTCCGGTGGTCGGCCTGGTGCTGGTACTCGCGGTGGACTGGTTCATGGGCATTGGCCGTGCCTTGACCAACCTGATCGGCAACTGCGTCGCCACCGTGGCCATCGCCCGCTGGGAAAAAGACATTGATATCCAGCGCGCCAACAAGGTCCTCGACGGCCAGCAAGGCTATGCCTTCCAGGCCAAGAAACCGGTATTGCCGGCGCATCAGGAATTTTGA
- a CDS encoding FadR/GntR family transcriptional regulator translates to MISTSTVVNSVVEKLRAALARGQWRRGEMLPGQRELAEQMGISRPSLREAVIVLETLGLVRSMPGKGVVVLESSVSEPQSSDAVADASLEDILQLRYTLEPFIVGLVAQSISSKEIGQLRLTLMDMREALEAGDAEAGMNAYIDFHEELFALTSNPIFQNVVQQTSTALKQSAQVLRNSPEHLAERLQENEAVVRAIRNKNSALASAEMRRHILQEGLRMGIRLNIPDDHLGS, encoded by the coding sequence GTGATCAGCACCTCAACCGTCGTCAATTCAGTCGTAGAAAAACTGCGCGCCGCCCTGGCACGCGGCCAATGGCGGCGTGGTGAAATGCTGCCCGGCCAGCGTGAACTGGCCGAGCAGATGGGCATCAGCCGCCCGAGCCTGCGCGAAGCGGTGATCGTGCTGGAAACCCTCGGCCTGGTGCGCTCCATGCCCGGCAAAGGCGTGGTGGTGCTGGAAAGCAGCGTCAGCGAGCCGCAGTCGAGCGACGCCGTGGCCGATGCCAGCCTCGAAGACATTCTGCAACTGCGCTATACCCTCGAACCCTTCATCGTCGGCCTGGTCGCCCAATCCATCAGCAGCAAGGAAATCGGCCAACTGCGCCTGACCCTGATGGACATGCGCGAAGCCCTGGAGGCGGGCGACGCCGAGGCTGGCATGAATGCCTACATCGACTTTCACGAAGAGCTGTTTGCCCTGACCTCCAACCCGATCTTCCAGAACGTGGTGCAGCAAACCAGCACGGCGCTCAAGCAAAGCGCCCAGGTGTTGCGCAATTCCCCGGAGCACCTGGCCGAACGCCTGCAGGAAAACGAAGCCGTGGTGCGCGCCATCCGCAACAAGAACAGCGCCCTGGCCAGTGCCGAAATGCGTCGACACATTCTGCAGGAAGGTTTGCGCATGGGCATTCGCCTGAACATCCCGGATGACCATCTGGGCAGCTGA
- a CDS encoding GntR family transcriptional regulator: MNVHALQRDPLPCLRRVPGKRPSADEIYPQLFDAILEQRIAPASRFTEESLGELFGVSRSVIRRVLAKLSQQHVIILRPNQRAQVAAPDAQQTRQILEARRMTEMTVVQLACAQATAAQVRQLRELIARERDCIERDQRGPAIRLSGEFHLQLAAIAGNGPLVQFLNRLVPLTSLVIAHYETTACTYCTWQQHKVIVEAVEQRDGTAAVALMTQHLDHLESKLLMHH, encoded by the coding sequence ATGAACGTCCACGCCCTGCAACGCGACCCCTTGCCCTGCCTGCGCCGGGTGCCGGGCAAGAGGCCCTCGGCAGATGAAATCTACCCACAGCTGTTCGACGCCATCCTCGAGCAACGCATCGCCCCCGCCAGCCGCTTCACCGAAGAAAGCCTGGGGGAGCTCTTTGGCGTGAGCCGCAGCGTGATCCGCCGCGTCCTGGCCAAGTTGTCACAGCAGCACGTGATCATCCTGCGCCCCAACCAGCGTGCCCAGGTAGCGGCGCCGGATGCCCAGCAGACCCGGCAGATTCTCGAAGCCCGGCGCATGACAGAAATGACCGTGGTGCAATTGGCCTGCGCCCAGGCGACAGCGGCACAGGTACGCCAGCTGCGCGAATTGATCGCCCGCGAACGTGACTGCATCGAGCGCGACCAGCGCGGGCCGGCGATTCGGTTGTCCGGTGAATTCCATTTGCAACTGGCCGCTATCGCCGGGAACGGGCCCTTGGTGCAGTTCCTCAACCGTCTGGTGCCATTGACCTCGTTAGTCATTGCTCACTACGAAACGACAGCCTGCACCTATTGCACGTGGCAGCAACACAAGGTGATTGTGGAGGCTGTAGAGCAGCGTGACGGCACCGCCGCAGTGGCACTGATGACGCAGCATCTGGACCATCTTGAGAGCAAATTGCTCATGCATCATTGA
- a CDS encoding tetratricopeptide repeat protein, with protein sequence MSTESQVLPPLSALITQLHNEAKALPAQLNSALTELTEAAKDTGFALFRLRRYKKARFHLTIVGAAGDVDAQYAMATCQSVLDGGARRATSATRQWLTLAAAQNHIPALMRLGDVESLAKARELATNAANAHDTDAMSYLYMMTKDIEWLNRAAATGAPEALFKLALALRNRPQLIADRQEHEARIADLIQRSADAGHPPAVYELAFAQDGTVSTEEKQKRIIQLAEMGQLEGLLEYGYALAGLSQDKAKTHRTYGLERNLPKACALLKLVLRETADAMALPQVEADYWALMHQMPNTQDYAAILEALQESTPPIFSVLEPMILIGLPD encoded by the coding sequence ATGTCCACCGAATCACAAGTGCTGCCCCCTCTGTCCGCGTTGATCACACAACTGCATAACGAAGCCAAGGCGCTACCGGCCCAATTGAACTCGGCCCTGACTGAGTTGACAGAAGCCGCCAAAGACACCGGATTCGCGCTGTTCAGATTACGCAGATACAAAAAGGCCAGGTTTCACCTGACCATCGTCGGTGCCGCCGGCGATGTAGATGCGCAATACGCAATGGCCACGTGTCAATCGGTGCTGGACGGAGGAGCACGCCGCGCGACATCCGCAACCAGGCAATGGCTTACCCTGGCTGCCGCCCAGAACCACATACCTGCTCTGATGAGGCTGGGTGACGTCGAATCACTCGCAAAAGCCAGGGAACTGGCAACCAATGCCGCAAACGCCCATGACACCGATGCCATGAGCTATCTGTACATGATGACCAAGGACATCGAGTGGCTGAACAGAGCGGCGGCCACAGGCGCCCCAGAAGCGCTGTTTAAACTCGCCCTGGCTTTGCGGAACAGGCCGCAATTGATCGCCGATCGTCAAGAGCACGAAGCAAGGATCGCGGACCTCATCCAACGTTCTGCCGACGCCGGGCATCCACCAGCCGTGTATGAACTCGCCTTTGCTCAAGACGGAACGGTGAGTACCGAAGAAAAACAAAAACGGATCATTCAATTGGCTGAGATGGGTCAATTGGAGGGGCTGCTTGAGTACGGCTACGCCCTGGCAGGCCTGTCTCAAGACAAAGCCAAAACCCATCGCACCTACGGGCTTGAAAGAAACCTGCCCAAAGCCTGCGCATTACTGAAACTGGTACTGAGGGAAACAGCCGACGCGATGGCACTGCCACAGGTCGAAGCGGACTACTGGGCGTTGATGCATCAGATGCCAAACACCCAAGACTATGCAGCGATCCTTGAGGCTCTACAGGAGTCCACACCGCCGATATTCAGCGTGCTTGAACCGATGATCCTTATAGGTTTGCCGGATTGA
- a CDS encoding NAD-glutamate dehydrogenase, whose protein sequence is MAFFTAASKADFQHQLQAALAQHISEQALPQVALFAEQFFGIISLDELTQRRLSDLAGCTLSAWRLLERFDHTQPQVRVYNPDYERHGWQSTHTAVEVLHHDLPFLVDSVRTELNRRGYSIHTLQTTVLSVRRGGKGELLEVLPKGTQGEGILQESLMYLEIDRCANAAELNVLSKELEQVLGEVRVAVADFEPMKAKVQDLLAGIDASAFAIDGEEKAEIKNFLEWLVGNHFTFLGYEEFVVRDEADGGHIEYDASSFLGLTKLLRAGLTAEDLRIEDYAVAYLREPTVLSFAKAAHPSRVHRPAYPDYVSIREISADGKVIKEHRFMGLYTSSVYGESVRVIPYIRRKVAEIERRSGFQAKAHLGKELAQVVEVLPRDDLFQTPVDELFSTVMSIVQIQERNKIRVFLRKDPYGRFCYCLAYVPRDIYSTEVRQKIQQVLMDRLKASDCEFWTFFSESVLARVQLILRVDPKNRLDIDPLQLEKEVVQACRSWQDDYASLVVESFGEAHGTNVLADFPKGFPAGYRERFAAHSAVVDMQHLNSLTEANPLVMSFYQPLGQVSGQRELHCKLYHADTPLALSDVLPILENLGLRVLGEFPYRLRHANGREFWIHDFAFIAAEGVNLDIQQLNDTLQDAFVHIVHGDAENDAFNRLVLTAGLPWRDVALLRAYARYLKQIRLGFDLGYIASTLNNHTDIARELTRLFKTRFYLARKLTADDLEDKQQRLEQAILTALDDVQVLNEDRILRRYLDLIKATLRTNFYQSDANGQNKSYFSFKFNPHAIPELPKPVPKFEIFVYSPRVEGVHLRFGNVARGGLRWSDREEDFRTEVLGLVKAQQVKNSVIVPVGAKGGFLPRRLPLGGSRDEIAAEGIACYRIFISGLLDITDNLKDGALVPPANVVRHDNDDPYLVVAADKGTATFSDIANGIAIDYGFWLGDAFASGGSAGYDHKKMGITAKGAWVGVQRHFRERGINVQEDSITVVGVGDMAGDVFGNGLLMSDKLQLVAAFNHLHIFIDPNPNPATSFVERQRLFELPRSAWTDYDTSIMSEGGGIFSRSAKSIAISAQMKERFDIKADKLTPTELLNALLKAPVDLLWNGGIGTYVKASTESHADVGDKANDALRVNGNELRCKVVGEGGNLGMTQLGRVEFGLNGGGSNTDFIDNAGGVDCSDHEVNIKILLNEVVQAGDMTDKQRNQLLASMTDEVGNLVLGNNYKQTQALSLAARKAYERAAEYKRLMSDLEGRGKLDRAIEYLPTEEQLVERASTGKGLTRPELSVLISYSKIDLKEALLKSQVPDDEYLTRDMETAFPPSLVAKFSEAMRRHRLKREIVSTQIANDLVNHMGITFVQRLKESTGMSPANVAGAYVIVRDIFHLPHWFRQIEALDHQVSADVQLELMDELMRLGRRATRWFLRSRRNEQDAGRDTAHFGPHLAALGLKLDELLEGPTREGWQNRYQAYTQAGVPELLARMVAGTNHLYTLLPIIEAADVTGHDAAEVAKAYFAVGSALDLPWYLQQISDLPVANNWQAQAREAFRDDVDWQQRAITISVLQMADAPQDMEARVALWLEQHQDMADRWRAMMVEIRAAVGTDYAMYAVANRELLDLALSGQSVLQPA, encoded by the coding sequence ATGGCGTTCTTCACCGCAGCCAGCAAGGCCGACTTCCAGCACCAACTGCAAGCGGCACTGGCGCAGCACATCAGTGAACAGGCACTGCCACAAGTGGCGCTGTTCGCTGAGCAATTCTTCGGCATCATTTCCCTGGACGAACTGACCCAGCGTCGCCTTTCCGACCTGGCCGGTTGCACCCTGTCTGCCTGGCGCCTGCTTGAGCGCTTCGATCACACCCAACCGCAAGTGCGGGTCTACAACCCCGATTACGAACGTCATGGCTGGCAATCGACCCACACTGCGGTCGAAGTGCTGCACCATGACCTGCCATTCCTGGTCGACTCGGTGCGTACCGAGCTCAACCGCCGCGGCTACAGCATCCACACCCTGCAGACCACCGTGCTCAGTGTGCGCCGTGGCGGCAAGGGCGAACTGCTGGAAGTGCTGCCCAAGGGCACCCAGGGCGAAGGCATCCTGCAAGAATCGCTGATGTACCTGGAAATCGACCGCTGCGCCAACGCCGCCGAGCTGAACGTGCTGAGCAAAGAGCTCGAGCAGGTGCTGGGCGAAGTGCGCGTGGCCGTGGCCGATTTCGAACCGATGAAAGCCAAGGTCCAGGACCTGCTGGCCGGTATCGACGCCAGCGCTTTCGCTATCGACGGCGAAGAAAAAGCCGAGATCAAGAACTTCCTCGAGTGGCTGGTGGGCAACCACTTCACCTTCCTGGGCTACGAAGAGTTCGTGGTACGTGACGAGGCGGACGGCGGTCATATCGAATATGACGCCAGCTCCTTCCTCGGTCTGACCAAGCTGCTGCGCGCCGGCCTCACCGCCGAAGACCTGCGCATCGAAGACTACGCCGTCGCCTACCTGCGCGAACCGACCGTGCTGTCGTTCGCCAAGGCTGCCCACCCGAGCCGTGTGCACCGCCCGGCGTATCCTGACTATGTGTCGATCCGCGAAATCAGCGCCGACGGCAAGGTCATCAAGGAGCACCGCTTCATGGGCCTGTACACCTCCTCGGTGTACGGCGAAAGCGTGCGGGTGATTCCTTACATCCGCCGCAAGGTCGCGGAAATCGAGCGCCGCTCGGGGTTCCAGGCCAAGGCGCACCTGGGCAAGGAACTGGCCCAGGTGGTTGAAGTGCTGCCCCGTGACGACCTGTTCCAGACCCCGGTCGATGAGCTGTTCAGCACGGTGATGTCGATCGTGCAGATCCAGGAACGCAACAAGATCCGCGTGTTCCTGCGCAAAGACCCGTACGGCCGTTTCTGCTACTGCCTGGCCTATGTGCCACGCGACATCTATTCCACCGAGGTGCGCCAGAAAATCCAGCAAGTGCTGATGGATCGCCTGAAAGCCTCGGACTGCGAGTTCTGGACCTTCTTCTCCGAGTCCGTGCTGGCCCGCGTACAACTGATTCTGCGGGTCGACCCGAAGAACCGCCTGGACATCGACCCGCTGCAACTGGAAAAGGAAGTGGTACAGGCCTGCCGCAGCTGGCAGGACGACTACGCCAGCCTGGTGGTGGAAAGCTTCGGCGAAGCCCACGGCACCAATGTGCTGGCGGATTTCCCCAAAGGCTTCCCGGCCGGCTACCGCGAGCGTTTTGCCGCGCATTCGGCCGTGGTCGACATGCAGCACCTCAACAGCCTGACCGAAGCCAACCCGCTGGTGATGAGCTTCTATCAGCCGCTGGGCCAGGTCTCCGGCCAGCGTGAGCTGCATTGCAAGCTCTACCACGCCGACACCCCGCTGGCGCTGTCCGACGTGCTGCCGATCCTGGAGAACCTCGGCCTGCGCGTGCTGGGTGAGTTCCCGTACCGCTTGCGCCATGCCAATGGCCGCGAGTTCTGGATCCATGATTTCGCGTTCATCGCCGCCGAAGGCGTGAACCTGGATATCCAGCAGCTCAACGACACCCTGCAGGATGCCTTCGTGCACATCGTTCATGGCGATGCCGAAAACGATGCGTTCAACCGCCTGGTACTCACCGCCGGTCTGCCATGGCGTGACGTGGCGCTGCTGCGTGCGTATGCCCGTTACCTCAAGCAGATCCGCCTGGGCTTCGACCTCGGCTACATTGCCAGCACCCTGAACAACCACACCGACATCGCCCGCGAGTTGACCCGGCTGTTCAAGACCCGCTTCTACCTGGCGCGCAAGCTCACCGCCGACGACCTGGAAGACAAGCAACAACGCCTGGAGCAAGCGATCCTCACCGCACTGGACGACGTCCAGGTGCTCAACGAAGACCGCATCCTGCGTCGCTACCTGGACCTGATCAAGGCGACCCTGCGCACCAACTTCTACCAGAGCGACGCCAACGGCCAGAACAAGTCGTACTTCAGCTTCAAGTTCAACCCGCATGCGATCCCCGAGCTGCCCAAGCCGGTGCCGAAGTTCGAGATCTTCGTCTACTCGCCACGCGTCGAAGGCGTGCACCTGCGCTTTGGCAACGTCGCCCGTGGGGGCCTGCGCTGGTCCGACCGTGAAGAAGACTTCCGTACCGAAGTGCTGGGCCTGGTAAAAGCCCAGCAGGTGAAGAACTCGGTGATCGTGCCGGTGGGCGCCAAGGGCGGCTTCCTGCCGCGTCGCCTGCCCTTGGGCGGCAGCCGTGACGAGATCGCGGCCGAGGGTATCGCCTGCTACCGCATCTTCATTTCCGGTCTGCTGGACATTACCGACAACCTGAAGGACGGCGCCCTGGTGCCGCCGGCCAACGTTGTGCGTCATGACAACGATGACCCGTACCTGGTGGTGGCAGCGGACAAGGGCACTGCGACCTTCTCCGATATCGCCAACGGCATCGCCATCGACTACGGCTTCTGGCTGGGCGACGCGTTCGCCTCCGGTGGTTCGGCCGGTTACGACCACAAGAAAATGGGCATCACCGCCAAGGGCGCGTGGGTCGGTGTGCAGCGTCACTTCCGTGAGCGCGGCATCAATGTGCAGGAAGACAGCATCACCGTGGTGGGCGTCGGCGATATGGCCGGTGACGTGTTCGGTAACGGCTTGCTGATGTCCGACAAGCTGCAACTGGTCGCGGCCTTCAACCACTTGCACATCTTCATCGACCCGAACCCGAACCCGGCCACCAGCTTCGTCGAGCGCCAGCGCCTGTTCGAGCTGCCGCGTTCGGCCTGGACCGACTATGACACCAGCATCATGTCCGAAGGCGGCGGGATCTTCTCGCGCAGTGCCAAAAGCATTGCCATCTCGGCGCAGATGAAAGAACGCTTCGACATCAAGGCCGACAAGCTGACCCCGACCGAACTGCTCAATGCCTTGCTCAAGGCACCGGTGGACCTGTTGTGGAACGGCGGTATCGGCACCTACGTCAAGGCCAGCACCGAAAGCCACGCCGATGTGGGCGACAAGGCCAACGACGCGCTGCGCGTCAACGGTAACGAGCTGCGCTGCAAAGTGGTGGGCGAGGGCGGCAACCTGGGCATGACCCAGCTGGGCCGTGTCGAGTTCGGCCTCAATGGCGGCGGTTCCAACACCGACTTCATCGACAACGCCGGTGGCGTGGACTGCTCCGACCACGAAGTGAACATCAAGATCCTGCTCAACGAAGTGGTGCAGGCCGGTGACATGACCGACAAGCAACGCAACCAGTTGCTGGCGAGCATGACCGACGAAGTCGGCAACCTGGTGTTGGGCAACAACTACAAGCAGACCCAGGCCCTGTCCCTGGCTGCGCGCAAGGCTTACGAGCGCGCCGCCGAGTACAAGCGCCTGATGAGCGACCTGGAAGGCCGTGGCAAGCTGGACCGCGCCATCGAGTACCTGCCGACCGAGGAGCAGCTTGTCGAGCGCGCCTCGACGGGCAAGGGCCTGACGCGTCCGGAGCTGTCGGTATTGATCTCCTACAGCAAGATCGACCTCAAGGAAGCGCTGCTCAAGTCCCAGGTGCCGGATGACGAGTACCTGACCCGTGACATGGAGACCGCGTTCCCGCCGAGCCTGGTGGCCAAGTTCTCCGAGGCCATGCGTCGCCATCGTCTGAAGCGCGAGATCGTCAGCACCCAGATCGCTAACGACCTGGTCAACCACATGGGCATCACCTTCGTTCAACGACTCAAAGAGTCGACCGGCATGAGTCCGGCGAACGTGGCCGGCGCCTATGTGATCGTGCGCGATATCTTCCATCTCCCGCACTGGTTCCGCCAGATCGAAGCCCTGGACCACCAGGTGTCGGCCGACGTGCAACTGGAGCTGATGGACGAGCTGATGCGCCTGGGCCGTCGCGCCACGCGCTGGTTCCTGCGCAGCCGTCGCAACGAACAGGACGCCGGGCGTGACACTGCGCACTTCGGTCCGCACCTGGCGGCGCTGGGTCTCAAGCTCGACGAACTGCTCGAAGGTCCGACCCGTGAAGGCTGGCAGAACCGCTACCAGGCCTACACCCAGGCCGGCGTACCGGAGTTGTTGGCACGCATGGTTGCAGGCACTAACCACCTGTACACCCTGCTGCCGATCATCGAAGCCGCCGACGTGACCGGGCATGACGCCGCCGAAGTGGCCAAGGCCTACTTCGCCGTCGGCAGCGCCCTGGACCTGCCGTGGTACCTGCAGCAGATCAGTGACCTGCCGGTGGCCAACAACTGGCAGGCCCAGGCCCGCGAAGCGTTCCGCGATGACGTGGACTGGCAGCAACGGGCGATCACCATTTCGGTTCTGCAAATGGCCGACGCGCCGCAGGACATGGAAGCCCGCGTGGCCCTGTGGCTTGAGCAGCATCAGGATATGGCGGATCGCTGGCGCGCCATGATGGTGGAAATCCGTGCTGCGGTCGGCACGGACTACGCCATGTACGCGGTGGCCAACCGTGAGCTGCTGGACCTGGCGTTGAGTGGTCAGTCGGTGTTGCAGCCGGCGTGA